The following proteins are encoded in a genomic region of Phycisphaera sp.:
- the lepA gene encoding translation elongation factor 4, with the protein MDPEIRNFSIIAHIDHGKSTLADRLLQATNAVSAREARAQTLDNMDLERERGITIKASAVTVMHEHNGKPYMLNFIDTPGHVDFGYEVSRALKACEGAILVVDSSQGVEAQTIVNAYLAVAQDLEIVPVLNKIDLPGARPDEIAMEVEQALGFPAEDCLRVSAKSGIGIPELLDAICDRLPPPKPPKIKQTRALIFDAVYDDYRGVIVYIRLFDGSLKTGDKIRMMGLGRTFAVTELGKYTPKQTKTGTLKAGETGYLIAAIKTLGDVRVGDTITLDLDPAAEALEGYEPPAQMVFCDFYPATSEKKGNDFESLREAIEKLSLNDASFTFAPVHSEALGFGYRCGFLGLLHMDIIQERLEREGGVEIVQTAPTVSYLVDIRGKGDVRETIEVHNPADLPDPSVILTIQEPICKVEIMTPKKFIGDIMTLCLGRRGVYKNQQFISDTRELLTFEVPLAEIIYDFYDKLKSMTSGYATMDYEVDRYHEDRLVKVDILINGEPVEALALIAHKERSEARGRQLLVKLRKQIPRHQFEIPLQAAIGGKIIARETIKGFRKDVTAKCYGGDVSRKRKLLEAQKKGKERMKSVGSVSIPQKAFMAVLDTSED; encoded by the coding sequence ATGGACCCAGAGATCCGCAACTTTTCCATCATCGCCCACATCGACCACGGCAAGAGCACGCTGGCCGACCGGCTGCTCCAGGCGACCAACGCTGTCAGCGCGCGCGAGGCCCGTGCCCAGACCCTCGACAACATGGACCTGGAGCGAGAGCGGGGCATCACCATCAAGGCCTCGGCCGTGACGGTCATGCACGAGCACAACGGCAAGCCCTACATGCTCAACTTCATCGACACGCCGGGCCACGTCGATTTCGGCTACGAGGTCAGCCGGGCGCTCAAGGCGTGCGAGGGGGCCATCTTGGTGGTCGATTCGAGTCAGGGCGTCGAGGCCCAGACCATCGTCAACGCGTACCTGGCCGTCGCCCAGGATCTCGAGATCGTGCCGGTGCTCAACAAGATCGATCTTCCCGGGGCGCGTCCGGACGAGATCGCGATGGAGGTCGAGCAGGCGCTGGGCTTCCCGGCCGAGGACTGCCTGCGCGTGAGCGCCAAGAGCGGCATCGGCATCCCCGAATTGCTCGACGCCATCTGCGACCGGCTGCCCCCGCCCAAGCCGCCCAAGATCAAGCAGACGCGGGCCTTGATCTTCGACGCGGTCTACGACGACTATCGGGGCGTCATCGTGTACATCCGCTTGTTCGACGGCTCGCTCAAGACCGGCGACAAGATCCGCATGATGGGGCTCGGTCGCACCTTCGCCGTCACCGAGCTTGGCAAGTACACGCCCAAGCAGACCAAGACCGGCACGCTCAAGGCGGGCGAGACGGGGTACCTCATCGCCGCCATCAAGACGCTGGGCGACGTGCGCGTGGGCGACACCATCACGCTCGACCTCGACCCCGCGGCCGAGGCGCTCGAGGGCTACGAGCCGCCCGCCCAGATGGTGTTCTGCGACTTCTACCCCGCCACCAGCGAGAAGAAGGGCAACGACTTCGAGAGCCTGCGCGAGGCCATCGAGAAGCTGAGCCTCAACGACGCCAGCTTCACCTTCGCGCCCGTGCACAGCGAGGCCCTGGGCTTCGGCTACCGCTGCGGCTTCCTGGGCCTGCTGCACATGGACATCATCCAGGAGCGCCTCGAGCGCGAGGGCGGTGTCGAGATCGTGCAGACCGCGCCCACGGTGAGCTACCTGGTCGACATCCGTGGCAAGGGCGACGTCCGCGAGACCATCGAGGTCCACAACCCGGCCGACCTGCCCGACCCCTCGGTGATCCTGACCATCCAGGAGCCCATCTGCAAGGTCGAGATCATGACGCCCAAGAAGTTCATCGGCGACATCATGACCCTGTGCCTGGGCCGCCGTGGCGTGTACAAGAACCAGCAGTTCATCAGCGACACGCGCGAGCTGCTGACCTTCGAGGTGCCGCTGGCAGAGATCATCTACGACTTCTACGACAAGCTCAAGAGCATGACCAGCGGCTACGCGACGATGGACTACGAGGTCGACCGCTACCACGAGGACCGGCTGGTCAAGGTCGACATCCTCATCAACGGCGAGCCGGTCGAGGCGCTCGCCCTCATCGCCCACAAGGAACGCTCCGAGGCCCGCGGCCGCCAGCTTTTGGTCAAGCTGCGCAAGCAGATCCCGCGGCACCAGTTCGAGATCCCGCTGCAGGCGGCCATCGGCGGCAAGATCATCGCCCGCGAGACCATCAAGGGCTTCCGCAAGGACGTGACCGCCAAGTGCTACGGCGGCGACGTCAGCCGCAAACGCAAGCTGCTCGAAGCCCAGAAGAAGGGCAAGGAGCGGATGAAGAGCGTGGGGAGTGTGAGCATCCCGCAGAAGGCGTTTATGGCGGTTTTGGATACGAGTGAGGATTAG
- a CDS encoding VOC family protein has product MPTLLETILYTPDPVAAARFYAEVLGLRLLEEPSERMAVLRVDEASVLLLFEPNWSGRPGRDVPSHGATGPGHVAFLVDDLDAWPARLAQHGVEIEKEVTWPEGFFRAGRSIYFRDPAGNSVEVMDADIWPE; this is encoded by the coding sequence ATGCCCACCCTCCTCGAAACCATCCTCTACACCCCCGACCCCGTCGCCGCCGCCCGCTTCTACGCGGAGGTCCTCGGCCTGCGCCTGCTGGAAGAGCCCAGCGAGCGGATGGCCGTGCTGCGGGTGGACGAGGCGTCGGTGCTGTTGCTGTTCGAGCCTAACTGGTCGGGCCGGCCGGGGCGGGATGTGCCCAGCCACGGGGCGACCGGGCCGGGGCACGTGGCGTTCCTGGTTGATGACCTGGACGCCTGGCCCGCGCGGCTGGCGCAGCACGGCGTCGAGATCGAGAAAGAGGTTACCTGGCCCGAGGGTTTCTTCCGCGCCGGTCGGTCGATCTACTTCCGAGACCCGGCGGGAAACTCGGTCGAAGTGATGGACGCGGATATCTGGCCCGAGTGA
- a CDS encoding BlaI/MecI/CopY family transcriptional regulator, whose protein sequence is MAKSSPDRKPTDSELAILAVVWEHGPATVREVFDIISERQDVGYTTVLKFMQIMTEKGLLEKDATVRPQVFKATRPQKQTQSMLLGDLVDRAFSGSPGSLVLRALSMRKSTPEELREIREMLDKLEGGQR, encoded by the coding sequence GTGGCGAAGTCATCACCCGATCGAAAACCGACCGATTCCGAGCTGGCCATCCTCGCAGTGGTATGGGAGCACGGACCGGCCACGGTTCGCGAGGTCTTCGACATCATCAGCGAGCGACAGGACGTGGGCTACACCACCGTCCTGAAGTTCATGCAAATCATGACCGAGAAGGGCTTGCTCGAGAAGGACGCGACCGTCCGCCCGCAGGTGTTCAAGGCCACGCGGCCGCAAAAGCAGACGCAATCAATGCTCCTGGGCGACCTAGTCGACCGTGCGTTCAGCGGATCGCCGGGCAGTCTCGTTCTGCGCGCGCTCTCGATGCGCAAGTCGACACCCGAAGAACTCCGCGAGATCCGCGAGATGCTCGATAAGCTCGAAGGTGGCCAGCGATGA